The Corynebacterium simulans genome contains a region encoding:
- a CDS encoding LapA family protein, translating to MTQNEFPADETAYTPETNVDNAAGTHTEVESAYSQQEDTKVKGSFAASTWAALIVGFLLLIVLIVFILQNQQKVPMNFLNWSGEFPAGIAYLIFAIAGALIMALVGMWRMFELRRQVRKQAKARNR from the coding sequence ATGACACAAAACGAATTCCCCGCAGACGAGACCGCCTACACGCCAGAGACCAACGTTGATAACGCCGCTGGCACGCACACCGAAGTTGAGTCCGCTTACTCCCAGCAAGAGGACACGAAGGTCAAAGGTTCTTTCGCAGCTTCCACCTGGGCCGCTCTGATCGTGGGATTCCTGCTGCTCATCGTCCTCATCGTCTTTATCCTGCAGAACCAGCAGAAGGTGCCGATGAACTTCCTGAACTGGTCGGGCGAATTCCCGGCCGGCATCGCCTACCTCATCTTCGCCATCGCCGGCGCGCTGATCATGGCACTGGTTGGCATGTGGCGCATGTTCGAGCTGCGCCGCCAGGTGCGCAAGCAGGCCAAGGCACGCAACCGCTAA
- a CDS encoding penicillin-binding transpeptidase domain-containing protein: MRKMVALLCAASFGASSLVACTPKPVSAEPVAEKFIADMEARNNDELATLVDNPDATTSTLDATYSGLQAEGLDIELGDVTQDDSHATAKYKVTWDLPKDRTLSYDTEMTLTKKDKDWQVRWQPSLVHPNLGAHQHLELRAIDAKRASVVSSDGVELLSPGLQYRVVVDKEKAGDMRPLAAKISSALNQAHSKDDSVPEKDAGELAKELEGSEGNSYSVTMLNEAQAEQVRPQLEHIEGVRLNEEPAMVTRETGLAPDILARVRSIVSDEVEGNSGWSISVVNENGAALSDVELHQPEESPSIRVGLDYNVQRAAQEAVNMRADSEAMLVAIRPSNGEILAVAQTEQADKKGDIALQGQFPPGSVFKIITASAAVDKQGATADTIVPCPGTMDLFGRTVTNYNGFSLGSVPMRQAFAQSCNTTFAEVSTNLKEGELAKTGKEFGLGIDYDIPGLTTITGSIPEGKTPLERTEAGYGQGADLASPFGMALVSATVAAGKTPMPTLLSNHKTKASEDAPAPDPHVLENVRDMMRAVVTGGTASGMQAGGTIYGKTGEAEINEGSHAWFTGYREDDIAFATLVVLGGGSDTSVNITDNFLQKLDAYRAEGNGSAPAPQEGE, encoded by the coding sequence ATGAGAAAGATGGTGGCGCTGCTATGTGCGGCTTCGTTTGGGGCTAGCTCGCTGGTGGCGTGCACGCCGAAACCTGTTTCGGCGGAGCCTGTTGCGGAAAAATTCATCGCGGACATGGAAGCCCGCAACAACGATGAGCTGGCAACGCTGGTGGATAATCCGGACGCCACCACGTCTACGCTGGATGCCACCTACTCGGGCCTGCAGGCAGAAGGTCTTGATATTGAGCTTGGTGATGTAACCCAGGATGACTCGCACGCCACGGCCAAGTACAAGGTGACGTGGGATCTGCCCAAGGACCGCACCTTGAGCTACGACACCGAGATGACCTTGACCAAGAAGGACAAGGACTGGCAGGTGCGCTGGCAGCCGAGCCTGGTTCACCCGAACTTGGGCGCGCATCAGCACTTGGAGTTGCGCGCCATTGACGCCAAGCGTGCGAGCGTGGTTTCCTCCGACGGCGTGGAGCTACTATCGCCGGGCCTGCAGTACCGCGTGGTGGTGGACAAGGAAAAAGCGGGGGATATGCGTCCACTGGCCGCCAAGATTTCAAGCGCGTTGAACCAGGCGCACTCCAAGGACGATTCCGTGCCGGAGAAGGACGCGGGGGAGTTAGCTAAGGAGCTGGAGGGCTCTGAGGGCAATAGCTACTCGGTGACGATGCTCAATGAGGCCCAGGCGGAGCAGGTGCGCCCGCAGTTGGAGCACATCGAAGGCGTGCGTTTGAACGAGGAGCCTGCGATGGTGACGAGGGAGACGGGCCTGGCCCCGGATATCCTGGCGCGCGTGCGCTCGATTGTTTCGGATGAGGTCGAGGGCAATTCTGGTTGGTCTATTTCGGTGGTCAATGAGAACGGTGCCGCGCTTAGCGACGTCGAGCTGCATCAACCCGAGGAATCTCCCTCCATCCGCGTTGGCTTGGACTACAACGTGCAGCGCGCGGCCCAGGAAGCGGTGAACATGCGCGCTGACTCCGAGGCGATGCTCGTTGCCATCCGCCCCTCCAATGGTGAGATCCTTGCCGTTGCGCAGACTGAACAGGCAGATAAGAAGGGCGATATCGCGCTGCAGGGTCAGTTCCCGCCGGGTTCGGTGTTCAAGATCATCACGGCCTCGGCCGCGGTGGATAAGCAGGGCGCTACGGCGGATACCATCGTCCCGTGCCCGGGCACGATGGATCTGTTTGGCCGCACCGTCACCAACTACAACGGCTTTTCGCTGGGCAGCGTGCCGATGCGCCAGGCTTTCGCACAGTCTTGTAACACCACCTTCGCTGAGGTCTCGACCAACTTGAAGGAAGGCGAGCTGGCGAAGACAGGCAAGGAGTTCGGCCTGGGCATTGATTACGACATCCCGGGGCTGACCACTATCACGGGCTCCATTCCAGAGGGCAAGACTCCGTTGGAGCGCACCGAAGCAGGATATGGCCAGGGCGCGGACTTGGCTAGCCCGTTCGGCATGGCTTTGGTTTCTGCAACGGTGGCGGCCGGCAAGACGCCGATGCCGACTCTGCTGTCGAATCACAAAACGAAGGCGTCTGAGGACGCCCCGGCACCTGATCCGCACGTGCTGGAAAACGTCCGCGACATGATGCGCGCGGTGGTTACCGGCGGTACTGCATCGGGTATGCAGGCCGGCGGCACCATTTACGGCAAGACCGGTGAGGCTGAGATCAACGAAGGCTCCCACGCCTGGTTCACGGGCTACCGCGAAGATGACATCGCCTTCGCCACGCTCGTTGTCTTGGGCGGTGGTTCCGATACCTCGGTCAACATCACCGACAACTTCCTGCAGAAGCTCGACGCTTACCGCGCCGAGGGCAACGGCTCGGCTCCCGCGCCACAAGAAGGCGAGTAG
- the tsf gene encoding translation elongation factor Ts, producing MANYTAADVKALREATGSGMLDCKKALDESNGDYDKAVEFLRIKGAKNVSKRAEREATEGLVAVSGNTMVEINCETDFVAKNEAFKAFATKIAEAAGEAKVNSGEELNNLEIDGKKVSEIVDEESAKTGEKLQARRAVTLEGDNVAVYLHQRSADLPPAVGVLVSYEGNAEGAHAVALQIAAMNAEYLTREDVPAEVVEKEREIAEATTREEGKPEAALPKIVEGRLNGFFKSVVLLEQAALSDSKKTVKQVAEEAGTTIKGFVRYEVGA from the coding sequence ATGGCGAACTACACTGCTGCAGACGTTAAGGCACTGCGCGAGGCTACCGGCTCCGGCATGCTTGATTGCAAGAAGGCACTCGACGAGTCCAACGGTGACTACGACAAGGCCGTAGAGTTCCTGCGCATCAAGGGCGCAAAGAACGTTTCCAAGCGCGCTGAGCGCGAGGCTACCGAGGGCCTCGTTGCTGTTTCCGGCAACACCATGGTCGAAATCAACTGCGAGACCGACTTCGTTGCAAAGAACGAGGCATTCAAGGCTTTCGCTACCAAGATCGCTGAGGCTGCTGGCGAGGCTAAGGTCAACTCCGGCGAGGAGCTGAACAACCTCGAGATCGACGGCAAGAAGGTTTCTGAAATCGTCGACGAAGAGTCCGCAAAGACCGGCGAGAAGCTGCAGGCACGCCGCGCAGTCACCCTTGAGGGCGACAACGTCGCTGTCTACCTGCACCAGCGTTCCGCTGACCTGCCGCCGGCAGTTGGCGTTCTCGTTTCCTACGAGGGCAACGCTGAGGGCGCACACGCTGTTGCTCTGCAGATCGCAGCTATGAACGCTGAGTACCTGACCCGCGAGGACGTTCCGGCTGAGGTCGTTGAGAAGGAGCGCGAGATCGCTGAGGCTACCACCCGCGAGGAGGGCAAGCCGGAGGCTGCTCTGCCGAAGATCGTGGAAGGCCGCCTGAACGGCTTCTTCAAGTCCGTCGTTCTGCTTGAGCAGGCTGCACTGTCTGACTCTAAGAAGACCGTCAAGCAGGTTGCTGAGGAAGCTGGCACCACCATCAAGGGCTTCGTCCGTTACGAGGTCGGCGCCTAA
- the dxr gene encoding 1-deoxy-D-xylulose-5-phosphate reductoisomerase, whose amino-acid sequence MSTQRILILGSTGSIGTQALEVIADNPDKFQVVGIAAGGSNPQLVIEQARALNLSFDHVAVASEQAAREVSAALGGPVRTGADAAEQLVREVEADKVLNALVGSMGLRSTIATLEQGAFLALANKESLVAGGHIVTRMAKPGQIIPVDSEHSAMAQCLRSSAEGELEKLVLTASGGPFRGRTREEMWDVTPQQAAQHPTWSMGQMNTLNSATLINKGLELIEATLLFDIAPERIDVTVHPQSIIHSMATFKDGCTIAQASPPSMKLPISLALDWPHRVPGAQPALDFSKAHDWHFEPLDDAAFPAVSLARAAAEAGGTHPAVYNAANEEAAAAFLAGRIHFPEIVDVVYKVLGEASQFAGVPSSVDDVIAVEGEARRRANALVDTLAN is encoded by the coding sequence GTGAGTACACAGCGCATTCTTATTCTCGGGTCCACGGGCTCCATCGGCACCCAGGCACTGGAAGTTATCGCCGATAACCCGGATAAATTCCAAGTAGTCGGCATCGCCGCGGGCGGTTCCAACCCGCAATTAGTGATAGAGCAGGCCCGTGCTCTCAATCTTTCGTTTGACCACGTGGCGGTGGCGAGTGAGCAGGCTGCACGCGAAGTCTCAGCAGCCTTGGGAGGCCCGGTGCGCACGGGCGCGGATGCCGCTGAGCAGTTGGTGCGCGAAGTCGAAGCAGACAAGGTGCTCAACGCCTTGGTGGGCTCGATGGGCCTGCGCTCTACCATCGCCACGCTGGAGCAGGGGGCGTTTCTTGCCCTGGCCAATAAAGAATCTCTGGTGGCCGGCGGCCATATTGTCACCCGCATGGCAAAACCGGGCCAGATCATCCCGGTCGATTCCGAGCATTCCGCCATGGCGCAGTGCCTGCGCTCCAGCGCGGAAGGGGAGCTGGAAAAGCTCGTGTTGACGGCTTCGGGTGGCCCTTTCCGTGGCCGCACACGTGAGGAGATGTGGGACGTGACCCCGCAGCAAGCGGCGCAGCACCCCACGTGGTCCATGGGGCAGATGAATACGCTTAATTCCGCGACCTTAATTAATAAGGGCTTGGAGCTTATCGAGGCCACCTTGCTCTTCGACATTGCCCCCGAGCGCATCGACGTTACGGTGCACCCGCAGTCCATCATTCATTCCATGGCTACATTCAAGGATGGCTGCACCATTGCCCAGGCATCGCCGCCTTCGATGAAGCTGCCGATTTCCCTAGCGCTGGATTGGCCGCATCGCGTGCCCGGTGCGCAGCCGGCGCTCGATTTTTCCAAGGCGCACGATTGGCACTTTGAGCCGCTTGACGACGCCGCGTTCCCCGCCGTTTCCCTTGCCCGCGCCGCGGCGGAGGCGGGTGGCACGCATCCGGCGGTCTACAACGCCGCGAACGAGGAGGCCGCGGCAGCCTTCTTGGCAGGCCGCATCCACTTCCCAGAGATCGTGGACGTCGTTTACAAGGTCCTGGGGGAGGCCTCCCAGTTCGCTGGTGTACCCTCATCCGTCGATGATGTAATCGCCGTTGAGGGCGAGGCCCGCCGGCGCGCAAACGCGTTGGTGGACACTTTGGCTAACTAG
- a CDS encoding DUF2631 domain-containing protein yields MSSHKPAPQVFDGVSTEDVPSAGFGWSRISRSGVQIAGWISVLFLLAYNFGNHKGHVETVWLIALAVVLALGLIIFALRPNLSQVRTVTARNQPVGHVEPDWVYDQKTVSGSYAELNDAELRALNIDPARVSHLRVERGTARPAHKAMH; encoded by the coding sequence GTGTCTTCCCACAAGCCGGCACCGCAGGTTTTCGACGGCGTTTCCACTGAGGACGTCCCGTCCGCAGGTTTTGGTTGGTCCCGCATCAGCCGCTCTGGCGTTCAGATCGCTGGCTGGATTTCTGTACTCTTCCTGCTGGCCTACAACTTCGGTAACCACAAGGGCCACGTTGAGACCGTCTGGCTCATCGCTCTTGCCGTCGTTCTTGCTCTGGGCCTTATCATCTTCGCCCTGCGCCCGAACCTCTCCCAGGTGCGCACCGTCACCGCTCGCAACCAGCCGGTTGGCCACGTTGAGCCGGACTGGGTATATGACCAGAAGACGGTTTCCGGCTCCTACGCTGAGCTTAACGACGCAGAGCTGCGCGCCCTGAACATCGACCCGGCTCGCGTTTCCCACCTGCGCGTCGAGCGCGGAACCGCTCGTCCAGCTCACAAGGCAATGCACTAA
- the pyrH gene encoding UMP kinase, whose protein sequence is MKAVANPDTKRTGYKRVMLKLGGEMFGGGKVGIDPDVVENVAQQIAEIAKQGTEVAVVIGGGNFFRGAELSQRGMDRARSDYMGMLGTVMNSLALQDFLKQQGVDCRVQTSINMAQIAEPYLPLRADRHLEKGRVVIFGAGMGMPYFSTDTTAAQRALEIGAEVLFLAKAVDGVYSDDPRTNPDAELYSEITPREVIEKGLKVADATAFSLCMDNDMPILVFNLLTEGNIKRAVNGEQIGTLVQSKED, encoded by the coding sequence ATGAAGGCCGTGGCTAACCCTGACACCAAGCGAACCGGATACAAGCGCGTAATGCTTAAGCTGGGCGGTGAAATGTTCGGAGGTGGCAAGGTCGGCATCGACCCAGACGTTGTAGAAAACGTCGCCCAGCAGATCGCCGAGATTGCAAAGCAGGGCACCGAGGTCGCCGTAGTCATTGGCGGCGGCAACTTTTTCCGCGGCGCCGAGCTTTCCCAGCGCGGCATGGACCGCGCCCGTTCTGATTACATGGGCATGCTGGGCACCGTCATGAACTCCCTAGCACTGCAGGACTTCCTGAAGCAGCAGGGCGTCGATTGCCGCGTGCAGACCTCCATTAACATGGCTCAGATCGCAGAGCCTTACCTGCCGCTGCGCGCAGACCGCCACCTGGAAAAGGGTCGCGTGGTTATCTTCGGCGCTGGCATGGGCATGCCGTACTTCTCCACTGACACCACCGCCGCACAGCGCGCGCTGGAAATTGGGGCAGAGGTGCTCTTCCTCGCCAAGGCTGTTGACGGCGTCTATTCCGACGACCCACGCACCAACCCTGATGCGGAGCTCTACTCCGAAATCACCCCGCGTGAGGTCATCGAGAAGGGCCTAAAGGTTGCAGACGCCACCGCGTTCAGCCTCTGCATGGACAATGACATGCCAATCCTGGTGTTTAACCTGCTGACTGAGGGAAACATCAAGCGCGCCGTCAACGGCGAGCAGATCGGCACCCTGGTTCAGTCCAAGGAAGACTAA
- the rlmN gene encoding 23S rRNA (adenine(2503)-C(2))-methyltransferase RlmN — MAEALKLNFSAPRRGLPPKHFADLSHDERIDVLAEIGLPKFRANQLAKHYYVHRTADVSEMTDIPAGKREEVQERLFPTLMTPIRQTSTDDGETTKSLWRLHDGTMLESVLMRYPGRATLCISSQAGCGMACPFCATGQGGLDRNLSTAEIVEQFRHAAKLMEEEGGRLSNVVFMGMGEPLANYKRVVHAVRQITGQDLAGFGLSQRNVTVSTVGLAPAIRKLADEDLSCTLAVSLHTPDDELRDSLVPVNNRWPVEEVLDAARYYADKSGRRISIEYALIRDKNDQDFRADMLGQKLHRALGSKVHVNVIPLNPTPGSEWDAAPKARQDEFVRRVIAQGVPCTVRDTKGDEIAAACGQLAADERESA, encoded by the coding sequence ATGGCTGAAGCATTGAAACTAAATTTTTCCGCCCCTCGGCGCGGTTTGCCGCCGAAGCACTTCGCGGATCTGTCCCACGACGAGCGCATTGACGTCCTCGCGGAAATTGGCCTGCCTAAGTTCCGTGCGAACCAGCTTGCAAAGCACTACTACGTACACCGCACCGCCGATGTCTCCGAGATGACAGACATCCCGGCTGGCAAGCGTGAGGAAGTCCAGGAGCGTCTCTTCCCAACGCTGATGACTCCCATCCGTCAGACCTCCACGGATGACGGGGAGACCACCAAGTCCCTGTGGCGCCTGCACGATGGCACCATGCTCGAGTCTGTGCTCATGCGCTACCCGGGCCGCGCCACCTTGTGTATTTCTTCCCAGGCCGGCTGCGGCATGGCGTGCCCGTTCTGCGCTACCGGTCAGGGCGGCCTCGACCGCAACCTGTCCACCGCAGAGATCGTGGAGCAGTTCCGCCACGCCGCCAAGCTCATGGAGGAAGAAGGCGGCCGCCTGTCCAACGTGGTGTTCATGGGTATGGGCGAGCCGCTGGCCAACTACAAGCGCGTGGTCCACGCCGTGCGCCAGATCACCGGCCAGGACTTGGCGGGCTTTGGCCTTTCCCAGCGCAACGTGACGGTTTCCACCGTGGGACTTGCGCCAGCTATCCGCAAGCTTGCCGACGAAGACCTCTCCTGCACCCTGGCAGTCTCCCTGCACACTCCAGACGATGAGCTGCGTGATTCCCTGGTTCCGGTCAACAACCGCTGGCCGGTCGAGGAGGTCCTTGACGCCGCGCGTTACTACGCTGACAAATCCGGCCGTCGCATCTCCATCGAGTATGCGCTCATCCGTGACAAGAATGATCAGGACTTCCGCGCCGACATGCTGGGGCAGAAGCTGCACCGCGCGCTCGGCTCCAAGGTGCACGTCAACGTCATCCCGCTGAACCCAACCCCGGGCTCCGAGTGGGACGCCGCACCGAAGGCCCGCCAGGACGAGTTCGTCCGCCGTGTCATCGCTCAAGGCGTGCCGTGCACCGTCCGCGATACCAAGGGCGATGAAATCGCCGCGGCCTGCGGCCAGCTCGCTGCCGACGAACGCGAGTCCGCCTAA
- a CDS encoding M50 family metallopeptidase, producing the protein MANILGIVLFALGIGITVALHEAGHMFSARAFGMRVRRFYIGFGPKIAGFTRGHTEYGLAAFPVGGFCDIAGMTEQDDFLTEEEEPHAMYKKPAWQRVIVMAGGIMVNLFLGFVILLLIAMTAGIPNPDADVRPRVGEVVCSADQNQQGKFADCQGEGPAGKAGVKVGDIVVALDGKPLESFAQLREEVIPRPGEKVQLEVERDGQHKTLEITLDSVKRLNKEGALVDAGSIGLVNRTVDTTEKHDFIGAFPATARYAGYVLDATVDGIIQFPAKVPGVVASIFGHERDVNGPMSVVGASRVGGELVERSLWSTFFMMLATLNFFLALFNLIPLPPFDGGHIAVIIYERIRDAIRRLLGKEPKGPADYTALMPITYAIAAVLMVVGALIIVADVVNPIRLFG; encoded by the coding sequence ATGGCAAATATCCTGGGCATCGTCTTATTCGCCCTGGGAATCGGTATCACCGTTGCTTTGCACGAGGCTGGACACATGTTCAGCGCTCGTGCTTTTGGCATGCGCGTGCGCCGCTTCTACATCGGCTTTGGCCCCAAGATCGCGGGCTTTACTCGCGGGCACACCGAGTACGGCCTGGCGGCCTTCCCGGTGGGCGGTTTCTGCGACATCGCGGGCATGACGGAACAAGATGACTTCCTCACGGAGGAGGAAGAGCCGCATGCGATGTACAAGAAGCCGGCATGGCAGCGCGTCATCGTGATGGCCGGCGGCATCATGGTCAACCTCTTTTTGGGTTTTGTCATCTTGCTGCTCATCGCCATGACGGCGGGCATTCCGAACCCGGATGCAGACGTGCGCCCACGAGTGGGCGAGGTGGTTTGCTCGGCAGATCAGAACCAGCAGGGCAAGTTTGCGGACTGCCAGGGCGAGGGGCCTGCGGGCAAGGCTGGCGTGAAGGTCGGCGACATCGTCGTGGCCTTGGACGGCAAGCCTTTGGAAAGCTTTGCGCAGCTGCGCGAGGAGGTCATCCCGCGCCCGGGGGAGAAGGTGCAACTCGAGGTCGAGCGTGATGGCCAGCACAAGACGCTGGAGATCACGCTGGATTCGGTCAAGCGTTTGAACAAGGAGGGTGCGCTTGTCGACGCCGGCTCCATTGGCCTGGTCAACCGGACGGTAGATACCACGGAAAAGCATGACTTTATCGGCGCCTTCCCGGCCACGGCGCGTTATGCGGGCTATGTCTTAGACGCGACCGTCGACGGCATTATTCAGTTCCCGGCCAAGGTGCCTGGGGTGGTGGCCTCCATCTTTGGTCACGAGCGCGATGTCAACGGTCCGATGTCCGTGGTTGGCGCTTCCCGCGTGGGCGGCGAGCTGGTGGAGCGTAGCCTGTGGTCGACCTTCTTCATGATGCTGGCGACGCTGAACTTTTTCCTGGCTTTGTTCAACCTCATTCCGCTGCCGCCTTTTGATGGCGGTCACATTGCGGTCATCATTTATGAAAGGATTCGCGACGCCATCCGCCGCCTGCTTGGCAAGGAGCCGAAGGGTCCGGCCGATTACACAGCCTTGATGCCTATTACTTATGCCATCGCGGCCGTGCTGATGGTGGTTGGTGCGCTCATCATCGTCGCCGATGTGGTTAATCCAATTCGCCTATTCGGCTAA
- the ispG gene encoding flavodoxin-dependent (E)-4-hydroxy-3-methylbut-2-enyl-diphosphate synthase: MSTPIGLGIPDGPPPTLAPRRKTRQLFVGPVGVGSEHPISVQSMTTTKTHDVNATLQQIAQLTATGCDIVRVACPKPVDAEALPAIAKKSPIPVIADIHFQPKYIFQAIDAGCAAIRVNPGNIKEFDGRVKEVAKAAGDAGIPIRIGVNGGSLDKRLLEKYGKATPEALVESAIWEADLFEEYGFGDIAISVKHSDPVLMVEAYRQLAAKTDYPLHLGVTEAGPKFMGTIKSSVAFGALLSEGIGDTIRVSLSADPVEEIKVGDQILQSLNLRPRKLEIVSCPSCGRAQVDVYKLAEEVTAGLEGMEFPLRVAVMGCVVNGPGEARDADLGVASGNGKGQIFVKGEVIKTVPESQIVETLIEEAMRIADEEGLEAVEGAKAEVRVTR, from the coding sequence ATGTCGACCCCAATCGGTCTTGGTATCCCAGACGGCCCACCTCCTACCTTGGCTCCGCGACGCAAAACGCGTCAGCTTTTCGTAGGCCCTGTTGGCGTTGGTTCCGAGCACCCGATTTCGGTGCAGTCCATGACCACCACCAAGACCCACGACGTTAACGCCACGCTGCAGCAGATTGCGCAGCTGACCGCCACCGGTTGTGACATCGTGCGCGTTGCTTGCCCTAAGCCAGTCGACGCCGAGGCGCTGCCTGCGATTGCGAAGAAGTCGCCGATCCCGGTCATCGCGGATATCCACTTCCAGCCGAAGTACATCTTCCAGGCCATCGATGCCGGCTGCGCGGCTATCCGCGTGAACCCGGGTAACATCAAGGAGTTCGACGGCCGCGTCAAGGAAGTTGCTAAGGCAGCCGGTGACGCTGGCATCCCGATTCGCATCGGCGTCAACGGCGGTTCCCTGGATAAGCGCCTGCTCGAAAAGTACGGCAAGGCCACCCCAGAGGCTCTCGTCGAGTCCGCTATCTGGGAGGCCGACCTCTTTGAGGAGTACGGCTTCGGCGACATCGCAATTTCCGTGAAGCACTCCGATCCAGTCCTGATGGTTGAGGCTTATCGCCAGCTGGCTGCGAAGACCGATTACCCGCTGCACCTCGGCGTTACCGAGGCGGGCCCGAAGTTCATGGGCACCATCAAGTCCTCCGTGGCTTTCGGCGCCCTGCTTTCTGAGGGCATTGGCGATACCATCCGCGTTTCGCTTTCCGCCGATCCGGTTGAGGAAATCAAGGTTGGTGACCAGATTCTGCAGTCGCTAAACCTGCGTCCACGCAAGCTGGAGATCGTCTCCTGCCCGTCCTGTGGCCGTGCCCAGGTGGACGTTTATAAGCTCGCCGAGGAAGTTACCGCTGGTCTCGAGGGCATGGAGTTCCCGCTGCGCGTGGCTGTTATGGGTTGTGTTGTTAACGGCCCAGGTGAGGCGCGCGATGCTGACTTGGGTGTTGCTTCCGGCAACGGCAAGGGTCAGATCTTTGTCAAGGGCGAGGTCATCAAGACTGTCCCTGAGTCCCAGATTGTGGAAACCCTCATCGAGGAAGCAATGCGCATTGCTGACGAGGAAGGCTTGGAGGCCGTCGAGGGTGCCAAGGCTGAGGTCCGCGTAACCCGCTAG
- the frr gene encoding ribosome recycling factor, with translation MIDEIQLEAEEHMTASVEHTREQLVTIRTGRANPAMFNGLVAEYYGAPTPITQMATISVPEPRMMLIKPYEQSMIHEIENAIRNSDLGVNPTNDGHVLRVTIPQLTEERRRDLVKQAKGKGEDGKIAIRNIRRKAMDQLKKLQKDGDAGEDEVVAAEKEMEKTTAGYIDQVDKLVANKENELMEV, from the coding sequence ATGATCGACGAGATCCAGCTCGAAGCAGAAGAGCACATGACCGCTTCGGTGGAGCACACCCGCGAGCAGCTGGTCACCATCCGTACCGGCCGCGCAAACCCGGCTATGTTCAACGGCCTGGTTGCTGAGTACTACGGTGCGCCGACCCCGATCACCCAGATGGCTACCATCTCCGTTCCGGAACCACGCATGATGCTCATCAAGCCTTATGAGCAGTCCATGATCCACGAGATCGAAAACGCCATCCGCAACTCCGACTTGGGCGTTAACCCAACCAACGACGGCCACGTTCTGCGCGTAACCATCCCGCAGCTGACTGAGGAGCGCCGCCGCGACCTCGTCAAGCAGGCAAAGGGCAAGGGCGAGGACGGAAAGATTGCTATCCGCAACATCCGCCGCAAGGCCATGGACCAGTTGAAGAAGCTGCAGAAGGACGGCGACGCCGGCGAGGACGAAGTCGTTGCAGCCGAAAAGGAAATGGAAAAGACCACTGCGGGTTATATCGACCAGGTGGACAAGCTCGTTGCCAACAAGGAAAACGAGTTGATGGAGGTCTAA
- a CDS encoding phosphatidate cytidylyltransferase: MTSESNRRLPKPKNGAGRDLPAAVGVGVGLGALVVFAVWAGAFAWYMVVAVAVAIAMWEVLTRLREHSFFMPRTLLIVLGQAMLWVSWPLGAPGLVAVYVVAVLALMFGRLFHNGRHRPPINYLRDMAVGLFVLTWIPLFATFAAMLSRVETPFASGAASIVAFMLCVVASDTGGYIAGVMFGSHPMAPAVSPKKSWEGFIGSVIFGVVTGALSVKLLLHHDAWVGGLMGLGLVFCATLGDLVESQFKRELGIKDMSQILPGHGGLMDRLDGMLPSAMVTWVAVNFLANFHGF, from the coding sequence GTGACTAGCGAGTCGAATCGTCGTCTGCCCAAGCCGAAGAACGGCGCGGGCCGTGACCTGCCTGCGGCGGTCGGGGTAGGCGTGGGCCTTGGCGCACTCGTTGTCTTTGCCGTCTGGGCCGGTGCCTTTGCTTGGTACATGGTCGTGGCAGTAGCCGTCGCTATCGCAATGTGGGAAGTACTCACGCGCCTACGCGAGCATTCCTTTTTTATGCCTCGCACCCTGCTCATCGTCTTGGGCCAAGCGATGCTCTGGGTCTCCTGGCCGCTGGGAGCCCCCGGCCTCGTGGCGGTCTACGTCGTCGCCGTCTTGGCGCTCATGTTTGGCCGCCTCTTCCACAACGGCCGGCATCGCCCGCCGATTAACTATCTGCGCGATATGGCCGTGGGACTTTTCGTCCTGACCTGGATTCCTTTGTTTGCCACGTTTGCGGCGATGCTGTCTCGCGTGGAGACTCCGTTCGCCTCTGGCGCGGCGTCGATTGTGGCCTTCATGCTCTGCGTCGTGGCCTCTGACACCGGCGGCTACATAGCTGGCGTGATGTTCGGCTCCCACCCCATGGCCCCTGCGGTAAGCCCCAAGAAGTCGTGGGAAGGTTTTATCGGCTCGGTCATCTTTGGCGTTGTCACCGGCGCCCTTAGCGTGAAGCTGCTGCTGCACCACGATGCATGGGTAGGCGGCCTGATGGGCTTGGGGCTGGTGTTCTGCGCTACCTTGGGGGACCTCGTGGAATCCCAATTTAAGCGCGAGCTGGGCATCAAGGACATGTCCCAGATTCTTCCCGGCCACGGCGGCCTGATGGACCGCCTCGATGGCATGCTTCCTTCCGCCATGGTGACTTGGGTGGCCGTGAACTTCTTGGCTAATTTCCACGGTTTCTAA